CCACTAATGATGCAGCTTTGGTGAATAAGTTGGGACAAGTCCTTGGTGTGGACCTTGATGTCGTTATCTCTCTGAACAACCTTGATGGTATGTTGGCATTGAAGGTTGCTCCTCCCTTCAGTCCGTCATGAAAAATTCCTCCGTTATCTGCACTTGTACAGTCAGCTCATTTGTAAATGCTGCAATTGTGTGTTATTCATTCTGAATGTATAACTAATGTATGCATATCAAATCTTGGCTTTTCAGAGGAGTCCAATAAGAAGCACCCATTCCCCTGCCCAACAACGTACCGCACAGCGCTGACTCACTACCTCGACATCACGCACCCTCCTCGTACTAATGTCCTCTATGAGCTGGCACAGTATGCTTCGGACCCCAAAGAACAGGAGAATATGCGCAAAATGGCCTCCTCCTCTCCTCAGGGCAAGgtcagtgtgttttttttttttttttttttttttttatatatataaaggtTCAAACTCATATAGGACCTTTAAAATGCTCAGCTCGGTGGCTATAGAATAAAAGAACGGTTTAGTCAGCCGGCTGTGCTTTTATCATTCATTCTTTATTCAgcgttgtgtttttgtttcttttcaggcACTCTACCAGAGTTGGGTGTTGGAGCCCTGCAGAAACATTCTTGCCATTCTGGAGGACATGCCCTCTTTAAAGCCCCCCATTGACCACCTGTGCGAGCTAATGCCTCGTCTCCAGGCTCGCTATTACTCCATCGCCTCCTCCTCCAAAGTAAGTCCCTTTTTAATAACTAAATGAGTGCAGCACTTTCTTTCTATGCACAAATTGTACCTTCTCTGTGCCACAGGTTCACCCGAACAGCGTCCACATTTGCGCCGTGGTGGTGGAATACAAGACCAAGACGAACCGTATTAACAAGGGAGTGGCCACTAACTGGCTGAAGAATAAACTGGTCACAGACAATGGCCACAAATCTACCGTTCCCATGTACATCCGCAAGTCTCAGTTCCGCCTACCCTTCAAGGCCAGCGTCCCGGTGATCATGATTGGTCCTGGGACGGGAATCGCTCCCTTCATGGGCTTCATCCAAGAGAGGGGCTGGCTCAAACAGCAAGGTATTTATATTTGTCGTCTGGCCTCGGTTGTCTAAACTTTGTAGTCAGTCATTTGCCTTCACAGATGTCCCATGAGCAGTAACACACACCaataccatcacagatgctggcttttgaatTTGACACTGATAACAAACCTGGATGGTCCTTTTTATTTTACGGCCTACATTTCTTGGTATTGGTGTTTGTTGTAAGTAGAAAAGTTGGTAACCCAGCCGAAAGACATCTCTTGGCCCTTTGTGTAAAATCGAGAAGCGTCAAATAAACGACAAGTTTTGTGAAAAGTAGCGAGCGCATTGTTGatgttttgtctctgctgtgtGTGTACAGGCAAGGAAGTTGGGGATACAGTGTTGTTCTGTGGCTGCAGACATAAGAATGAAGATTATCTTTACCAAGAGGAGCTAGAGGAGGCTGAGACGAACCAAGTCCTGACACGGCTTAATAGTGCCTTCTCCCGAGACCAGGAGCACAAGGTACAATCTGAGACGGTCCTATCCCTTGCTTGGAAAAGTCACTGTAAAATTATATATTGTGGTTTATTTCTGTGATCTATATATTGTAGTTTGTATGTACAAACTCTCTCTTTTGATATCTAGCTGTAACCAATACAAAGCtttcttgtttgcttttttttcgaCAATCAAGGTTTATGTGCAACACCTCATGAAGGAAAATAAAGAGGAGCTCTGGAAACTTGTTCACTCAGAAAATGCCCATATCTACATTTGCGGGTATGTTTTATTCATTGTTAGTTCATGGTCTGAATAATTGACAgagttttgttattttgtttttttttttaataaaaataaaaaaaaaggaaatgaaaagaTGTATATGCATTAAGCTACTGTTGATTTCAGGGATGCAAGGAACATGGCGAAGGATGTGCAGACAGCCTTCTATGAGATAGCAGAAGAGCTTGAGGGCATGACACGCACGCAGGCCACAGACTACATCAAGAAACTGATGACCAAGGGACGCTACTCGCAAGACGTGTGGAGTTAAAACTCACCAGCCCGGCCTTGATCTCACTACTCAAGTGGTTGTTTTTAAtttgtggcctttttttttttttttttttttagatcttaTTTTATTGTGACtgaatatgaaaatatttaacattttttcattttcattctggTTCATGAAGCTAAAGGTGGAAGCCCAACCTCTGCAGGTTATTTTGAGAACCCATTGCACGGATTTAGCCTACCACTCATCTATGAAATATTGTGTGACTGGATCACCAGCACTTTGTCCTCCAGCCTCCTAAAGCATTCTGCAGGTCCCTTGTGCTGTGAAAATTGACTGGCTGTAACAAAATACTCAGGAAGGTTTCCCATCACTCTTTCAACTTTAAATAGGAAAGGAACACCATGCAAATTAAGTTACCGTTTCAAATCTTATCATGATCCATTTTAGTGAGTGAATTTGCAAAGTCACAGTTTTTATTGTGTACACTCTTGaaagagtgcaagaataatcACTACAGTTGACCCCCCCTTTTTGTGGGGGAAGGCCTTTGAATAATTGAtgcccattgaaatgcattgggGGAGAGAGAGAATTTATCTACAGACCTCCAAAGATTCGTCCAAAAAAACACTGATAAACATTTTATGTATGTGATATATGGGGAAATTAGAGGGAGGggcgatttttttttcaaagaaaaaaaaaacaattttgaaatatatcaaatttgggaagaaaaaaaaaatcttaattccCGGGTGCCAAACCGCAAGTACACGGGAGTTGACTGTATACATTAGTTTCCCTGGGTGGCAAATATTATCAAACATGTTAGAAAACATGATTTTAAGGGAAATATTTTATGCTAACTGACTGTACAATGTAATGTTCAGCTTTATGTTTTGACAAGGGACTTCTACTGCTTGTTTAATCAGTAATTAACTTGAGACGCAGGTAGGTGATGCAAAGGGGATTCTTtactgtgttttatttcatgCAGCATGCAATTAAAAATAAGAATGTATAAGTACAATGTTAAGTGTTAGAGCATTTTAAAATTTGACCAGTAACAGCGTCTGGCctctgacatgtttttttttttttttttttttttttttttttttaatgcatttgacTGAAAAAAATACTATAGTGGTTTGTTCAGTGGCAGTGACACTGGAACATAGCTGGTTGTACATTTAAATGCAACTGATGTATATATTGTCCAGTCGCTTATGCACCGCAATATAGAGAAAACATTTCTGTCTGCCAGCTCTGTGGGTTCCCTACAAATTTTGTGACGTACGGATTTGAAGATGAATAAAATGCCATTCTGCCAGCCAACTAGAGTGCAGCCTGTGCCTTCTAAACATTGCCTTACATATTGGATTTGTAAACATCACTTCAactatttttcttcttccttctgAATGTTTCATGTACTTTAACCAGGCTGAGACACTTTACTGAGTACTGTCACTTTTGTTCATTCCTCTGAAATTGTTTGATCTCAAGGCCTGCCTTTTCTAAATATGTAAATTAAACAGAATTTGAAGATTTGTcatcttgatttttttattgtaatttaATGGTTATAAGCCTTACACAGTTGGATATGTTTACTATACTATATGAGTTAACTTGCATTTGGCTGACGACCAGTCCATGGTTAAACTGTCTTTAAAAGcccttattaaaataaaaaagacaatatACATACTGGTGTTTTGGAAGTCTAAAACTATATTAAGGTGTCGAAATGGGGCATGAGCTATGGTGCGCGCTACCTATCTTCGGCAGTAGGTGGCAGTAGTACAATAGAAAGTTGGATAACTGACGCCTTTATGAACTGATCGAAGAAGAGTATCCATAAGGGAAGTGAAGTAGGTTGGCCTAGCACCAGCACCCAACCTAGCGGCGTTCGAGAGTCACCGGGTGATTTTAATAGATTCTCTGGAGAAACACGCCGTCCGATTTTAGGATAGCATAATGGCCACCGGTAAGAATCTCACTACATATCTGAATGACATTTGGATTGAGTTCCATGTGAATTCAACATGAAAATAACGAAATAACTGGCCTGCTCACCGTGAGGCCTAAGGTGGTTGTGGGGTGCGTCTACTTCCTGGGTTTTTGAATTGCAGAACTACATCAGTTTCGAGTATCCTAGCTTTCTTAACTTTTTGTTGAGTAAAATCTGTTAGTTTCACATCGTCTGCGATTTTCAACCTGCGTAATCCCATCAAATATAATATATTCCTGGCGATGGCGTTCTTCCCGAGGCGCCCGATGGGCTGCATGAATGTCTCTTTGTTTATAACTCAGCGTTGTATCAAGGATTAAAGTCGACACGTAAATGTGAATATCCATATTGGCACCGATATGCAACGCTCCATCTCAGCACGCACAATCAGTGAACCGGGTGCTTAGTTCGTTGGGATCCGTTCGTTTTTTGTTCGAAAACGTTATCATCTATCCATGATTTAGTCGTAGCCGCCTTTGACCGCCATTTTCACCGGAACAGCGTGATGGGAGGCGTGCTCAGCCTTTGCTTTGTTTGACTCGGGAGTTGACAACCAAGAGCTTTCTACTTTTCTAATTGTTATTTGAATATTTATCAAAACATTCCACTCTTACAGATTCGGGTTATGGTCAGCATGGTGGCTCACAGGGGTAAGTTTCCATTTTCATCTTTTCATGTGAAGGTTTGAAATCTTTGGGGATATTAAACTGTCTTGCAATTGTCTTGCAGTTATGGCTCTTATGGTGGTCAGCAGAGTGGACAGGTAAGATCTCATTTACCCCTTGATTATTAGTTAGATATATACCCAATTGTGTACATAATATCTCGTTGATCTTATGTTATAGAGTTATGGTCAAGGTCAAGGAAATGGTGGAAGTAGTTATGGGAGCCAAAGCTATGGTGCTTATGGAGCTCAGCCATCTGGCACACAAGGTGGGTTGTATAATGATTCATGTACAAACAGAATTGACTTTGTACAAGACCAAAGGATGACAATTGTTTCTTTCTATGACTTTATTTGACAGAGGGATTTGGCCAGTCCCAGGCAGGTTATGGGCAGCAACAGTCTTTTGATAGTTTTGGCCAGGATTCAGCTGGGTGAGCCTGTTAACACAAAAGTTGAACAAgattgattgtttttatttattcacattCCGTTATACATGAGGTGAAGCTAACTTTCGCTTTTTGTTAACGGATGTCTTTGTGTCATTGTACAGCGAGAAGTCATTTGGACAATCGGCGTCATATGGTGCTCAAGGGCAAAGTGGAGAGAGCTTTGCCCAACAAGGCTCATTCAGTGCCCAGGGACAAGGTGCTGCAGGTGCTGCAGGTGCTGGCGGTGGTTACGGAAGATGGAGTGAAGGTAAAGAAGTCACTGTATTTGTAGATTTTCGTAATGCTGAGGAACAGTGGGTCCCAATTGTCTTTCTGTCAATATGATAGGCGAAAGTGGTGGACAGGGTAGCCGGTATGGCCGTGACCAAGGAGACCGACCAGAAGGAGGCGGTGGTTACAGAGGCCGAGGTCGCGGCGGCTACGACCGTGGCGGCTACGACAGAGGCGGTTACGAACGTGGCGGTTATGACCGCAGTGGTGGCTATGACCGTGGTGGCTTTGATCGTGGTGGAAGAGGCGGACATCCTGGTATGGGGTAAGTTGCACCTAAGGTACTTTAAATGTTTTGTAACATGGAACACAACTTCAAACCTCAAATCAAACAGCATGCATTAGGCCTGAAGACCTGAATTCTATGTGCATTTTTCAATATAGTATTACCTTGTATACAGGGGGTCCTTGGTTCACGATGGCGTTCTGTTCTTATGATGAGGTAATCTCAAGTAGAAATGCGCCATAATGCAGTAGTAAAATCGAAATTACAATGAAGACGTTTTAGCTATAAGAAGATTAAATGAAAAATGGTAAGTACCGTAGTGCCTTGTGACACAGCCGTCCATCTATGTAAACGGTGTTTGTAACCTTGCCATTTGGTATAGAACAACGCTGAGGCTAAATGTGAACTAGTCAATTGGAAATTTTCTAATTATGGcggaaaatgtttgttttctcgTGCCATGCCCGCGACAGTTGTTATTCCGAGGCCCTCTGTATGCAATACCCTTGTAAAGGTTAAATGGTCACTTCACACTCAGAACTGCTGACGTACTcgccactgcatttaaaaaaaaaaaaaaaaaaatgttggatgTTGTCATTATGGGGTTGCATGGTAAAACAATTGTGCCAACACTACAGCTTTAAGCAGGGATATTATCAACATGGAATAAACCATAATGCCCGCCATGGAAGACAATTGGTGGAACAGGTTTCACACATTTTAGATTTGGGgaaacatttaatattttattaagCAACTGCAAGAAGGCAAGGTAACTGCGTGCTTTATTTGAATAGAATACACTATGCACAGTTAATTATCCCTCTTCTTAGAGAGgcttggacttttttttcttccccccccccacccacccccccccccccctccaaaaaaaaagatggtttaGCCAGTCTCATTTTTGACTCTGCACAAGGTTCCTAGTGGATATCAGCAGTTTCATGTTATGGTTTGGTCCAGATGGTGAAATGTGCTTAACAGAGCACGAGTCAGATCAACAGTAAACTGTCAGCAAATGGGGATGTGAGAAATGACTGTTTATCAATTGTGACCCAGCATGGCAAAATGACACTCAGTGAGTGACCCATATTTCCAAAATCatcaggtttaaaaaaaaaaaatctcatccttCTAATGATAATCCAGCCATTGCACTACCCTATGTTATTCCTCATTACATCATTACCACAGATAAAATCAGAGGTAAATATAACACACTCCCTCTTGGATGCGTGCCTATGTCGGGATGGGTCAAAAGTCGACAGCAAATTCCATGTGTGGAtagcaagaaaataaaaagtccaAGGATGCTGCATACAACACCACACCATTATTTCAAAGGACACTGTGACTTATTGAACAAGGTAGAAGTTCGACATACTGTACCAGTACAGTATCGCTTCATATCTTGAAATCTACCTGTGAGTTCCTACTCATTTTGCTATGCTAGATCACAGTTAATGAATTTTATTTATCATtacatatacatttttttaaataacttttaaaaaaaaaaaccattatttAAGCTGGTAAACACTGTCGCGTGAATACATGACATGAACACACAAGTCTGAGACTTGCGCAAACAAAAATGCACGGCCAGGGAGGAGCGTTAACATGCCAATAACTCAGCCTTTCAAAGGTTCCATCGAATCTAGAGAGGAAGTGTGAGAGAAACACTTTGGTCTGTCCGTGTTCTGAGGATCATGTAGCTTTTGAACAAGGAACTCTTGGCTGAAACACTGCAGTTAGACCTGGAGCGACGTCGTCAGCTGCTTCGCATTCAACAGGTTTCATTCAACTATTGTATGTTTGACAATGGCCAACATGTGTGCTCTGTTAACATGGATCTACATTTTATACTACAGGTGTTGACAGTGGTTGAACTATAACAAGGACCTCAGTTAAAGGATGTCAAAACCGCACTCAGTGGAAGATTGCGTATCAAGCCCCTCTCACCAATTTGGCCCCTTGTGTTAAAACACAAATTTGCCTGCCGTTGCTATTTCGACACCatctaatttctttttttattttttggatgGAAAACAGCAACACGTATCAAATTTGGTTAAACTCTTGTGACCAAGCGACGTGTGATAACTGCCTTCACACGTCTGCCTGTGTCAGAACTACCTGGTCATCTTGTCCACTGATAATTGTCAAAAACTAACACTCCTCGTGTGAGACATTCCAACGTAGTCACACACCCTGGCAGGAGTGCAAACTGGTGGGATGTAGGGGAGCTTTGAGCTCCTGGTTGGGACAAAGGAAAAGCCATCAATTCTCCAATTTTTCCTCTGCAGAGGTGGTGACCGTGGTGGCTTCAAAAATTTCGGTGGTAAGTGACGAGCATCAGAACTGTGTCGGTGGGGGAGGAAAGAACTTGAGTTAGCACAAAAGGAAACACGGGGCTAAAACAACTCTGAATGCCACCAATTTCATGTCAAGATCGCAAGGGCTTCAACTTATACTTATTTGGATTTCTCTTTAGCCTACAGATTCGGTAAACAGACATGGGGCCTGAGATGTAAAATAATGGTAATGGTTGCATGAAGACAACGCTTTATTATTAACATGGCCGACGTTCCTGGGACGAAGAGGTAAACTGTCTAGAAGTTGGTGGTAAATCAaaaaagggggatgagtctgtTTCCCATTGAAAGGTGACTGTGAGCCTACGGTATGAAAACACCAAACACAGCTGTAAACATGGACTATCTTAAATTTCCATATTGCATTACTCTGCTAGGATGTGATTGATGAATAATGAGAGTCCAGATGTTGGAGATCCCTTGCTCATGTGCTCTTGGTCCTCTTACCTGTTTTCCAGGCTCTCGAGACTACGGCTCAAGGGATGAATCGGGTAAATATGACCGCTGCTTGATTGTGTTGATTACACTACACTCACTATTAACCAGAGATTGAGTTTGCTTTTAACAATATAAGCCTAGTTAATTGAAGATGCTCATGTTGTCTTTTCTCCACAGGTGGAGATCAGGACAACTCTGACAACAACACCATTTTTGTCCAAGGCCTGGGCGAAGAGGCCACGGTACAGGAAGTGGGCGACTTCTTCAAGCAAATTGGCATTATTAAGGTATTGAGTTTGTTGTTTATCCTGGCTGACCTTCATCTTGCCATCCCAAATGTCTTGACTGTTGTGTGAGTGGTTAGCAATTAACCAACTTGATGCCTGAATGCCTgacagtcaaatttatttaatatcttttaatgacaaaaaaagtCCCACCTCAGATCAAGAAGTGAGAAAACTAAACGGAAGTTGAAATTGTCCATTTTGGTACTTCCAGGTCAACAAAAAGACTGGTCAGCCAATGATCAACCTCTACTCTGACAAGGCCACTGGCCGGCCAAAGGGTGAAGCTACAGTGTCCTTTGATGACCCGCCTTCTGCCAAAGCTGCCATTGACTGGTTTGATGGTGATGGCACCCGCACACGGACAAATTTCCATTCCATTGTTCGGCATCCTCACACTCCCGTTTGTCTTGGCAGGCAAAGAATTCCACGGTAAACCCATCAAAGTATCATTTGCCACCCGCAGAGCTGAGTTCACGCAGCGGGGCGGAGGACGAGGgggtggaagaggaggaggaggaggcggaggaggaggaggaggtcggTAGAGGTTGTAGAAAACCTTTCACACATCCACCCTCGTTATTATTTTCCCCTTATTGTCTCAGGATTCAGAGGTCGTGGTGGTGGAGGTCCCAGCTTTGACATGAAGGGAGGAGACTGGCCTTGTCCCAACAGGTTTGTGTGCAATGGACAACATCTATGTACACGATGCTTATCCCTGATTTACTCAGTTCTTcctgtttttttgtgttgagctCAGCTCGTGCGGCAACATGAATTTTGCACGGCGGCAAGAGTGCAACAAGTGTGGTGCTCCCAAACCTGGAGATGCTGGAGGAGGATTTGGAGGTGCCAGATACTCTTTTGCAATCGTcagctgcttcttctgtgtacCTGCGTTCAAATGTTAAAACAAATCATTTGTGTTCCAGAACGTGGAGGCAGAGGTGGTTATGGTGGCGATAGAGGGGGTGGATTCCGCGGACGTGGAGGATTCCGTGGTGGAGACCGGGGTGGCTATGGTGGTgaccgtggtggtggtggatatGGAGGGGGATACAAAATGGGAGGAAGGttggtgttttttattttttttccttttgactgAAATTCATTTCTGctgataactttttttttttttaaagctcttATTTAACATTATCAAAGTGAAGAGTCATAACAGCTGTATGTAGGTTCAGCTTCATttgccagcagagggcagcatcCACTTGATTGATAGGCTCCTTAAAATCAGTGAAAGACCAAGTTGGTGTTTTATATGAAAGGCAGCAGTTTTTTACTGTATGGTCTGCTGTTGAGGGGAATGTGAAACTTAACATAGCTTCATGGCATTTCATTTGTTACCTGTTCAGACAAATGCTGGATTTGTGATGtttcacgcttttttttttggtcaatttaAATATAAATCCTTTTTCTATCTAAATATGAATCTGTAATCTGTCTTTCAGAGGTGACCGGAGGGATGACAGAAGAGAGCGGCCATATTAAAGTGTTGAGCAGATGAACATGGCTCCAGCCACAGAGTCCACCATAGTCGGAGCTTTGTCAAA
This genomic window from Syngnathus typhle isolate RoL2023-S1 ecotype Sweden linkage group LG6, RoL_Styp_1.0, whole genome shotgun sequence contains:
- the porb gene encoding P450 (cytochrome) oxidoreductase b isoform X2, with amino-acid sequence MGCVFSLPEDRRDAAERAPTTRETSFIEKMKKTGKNIIVFYGSQTGTAEEFANRLSRDAQRYGMKGMAADPEEYEMGELSRLSEIKNSLAIFCMATYGEGDPTDNAQDFYDWLQENDDEDLSGLNYTVFSLGNKTYEHYNAMGKYVDKRLEELGAKRIFDLGLGDDDGNLEEDFVSWREQFWPAVCEHFGVEALGDDSSIRQYELKDHPDINMNKVFTGEIGRLKSFEVQKPPYDSKNPFLAPVTVNRQLNKGGQRHLMHLELDISGSKIRYESGDHVAVFPTNDAALVNKLGQVLGVDLDVVISLNNLDEESNKKHPFPCPTTYRTALTHYLDITHPPRTNVLYELAQYASDPKEQENMRKMASSSPQGKALYQSWVLEPCRNILAILEDMPSLKPPIDHLCELMPRLQARYYSIASSSKVHPNSVHICAVVVEYKTKTNRINKGVATNWLKNKLVTDNGHKSTVPMYIRKSQFRLPFKASVPVIMIGPGTGIAPFMGFIQERGWLKQQGKEVGDTVLFCGCRHKNEDYLYQEELEEAETNQVLTRLNSAFSRDQEHKVYVQHLMKENKEELWKLVHSENAHIYICGDARNMAKDVQTAFYEIAEELEGMTRTQATDYIKKLMTKGRYSQDVWS
- the taf15 gene encoding TATA-binding protein-associated factor 2N, giving the protein MATDSGYGQHGGSQGYGSYGGQQSGQSYGQGQGNGGSSYGSQSYGAYGAQPSGTQEGFGQSQAGYGQQQSFDSFGQDSAGEKSFGQSASYGAQGQSGESFAQQGSFSAQGQGAAGAAGAGGGYGRWSEGESGGQGSRYGRDQGDRPEGGGGYRGRGRGGYDRGGYDRGGYERGGYDRSGGYDRGGFDRGGRGGHPGMGGGDRGGFKNFGGSRDYGSRDESGGDQDNSDNNTIFVQGLGEEATVQEVGDFFKQIGIIKVNKKTGQPMINLYSDKATGRPKGEATVSFDDPPSAKAAIDWFDGKEFHGKPIKVSFATRRAEFTQRGGGRGGGRGGGGGGGGGGGFRGRGGGGPSFDMKGGDWPCPNSSCGNMNFARRQECNKCGAPKPGDAGGGFGERGGRGGYGGDRGGGFRGRGGFRGGDRGGYGGDRGGGGYGGGYKMGGRGDRRDDRRERPY
- the porb gene encoding P450 (cytochrome) oxidoreductase b isoform X1: MADMDPTTAAQTEPMADEDEPLFSNLDLFLFSLIVGLVIYWFMSRKKPEPIPEFKKLETIAPTTRETSFIEKMKKTGKNIIVFYGSQTGTAEEFANRLSRDAQRYGMKGMAADPEEYEMGELSRLSEIKNSLAIFCMATYGEGDPTDNAQDFYDWLQENDDEDLSGLNYTVFSLGNKTYEHYNAMGKYVDKRLEELGAKRIFDLGLGDDDGNLEEDFVSWREQFWPAVCEHFGVEALGDDSSIRQYELKDHPDINMNKVFTGEIGRLKSFEVQKPPYDSKNPFLAPVTVNRQLNKGGQRHLMHLELDISGSKIRYESGDHVAVFPTNDAALVNKLGQVLGVDLDVVISLNNLDEESNKKHPFPCPTTYRTALTHYLDITHPPRTNVLYELAQYASDPKEQENMRKMASSSPQGKALYQSWVLEPCRNILAILEDMPSLKPPIDHLCELMPRLQARYYSIASSSKVHPNSVHICAVVVEYKTKTNRINKGVATNWLKNKLVTDNGHKSTVPMYIRKSQFRLPFKASVPVIMIGPGTGIAPFMGFIQERGWLKQQGKEVGDTVLFCGCRHKNEDYLYQEELEEAETNQVLTRLNSAFSRDQEHKVYVQHLMKENKEELWKLVHSENAHIYICGDARNMAKDVQTAFYEIAEELEGMTRTQATDYIKKLMTKGRYSQDVWS